One genomic segment of Suricata suricatta isolate VVHF042 chromosome 16, meerkat_22Aug2017_6uvM2_HiC, whole genome shotgun sequence includes these proteins:
- the PPP6R1 gene encoding serine/threonine-protein phosphatase 6 regulatory subunit 1 — MAGGRSEGAMFWKFDLHTSSHLDALLEREDLSLPELLDEEDVLQECKVVNRKLLDFLLQPPHLQAMVAWVTQEPPASGEERLRYKYPSVACEILTSDVPQINDALGADESLLNRLYGFLQSSGSLNPLLASFFSKVMGILINRKTDQLVSFLRKKDDFVDLLLQHIGTSAIMDLLLRLLTCVERPQLRQDVVNWLNEEKIVQRLIDQIHPSKDDNQHSNASQSLCDIIRLSREQMIQVQDSPEPDQLLATLEKQETIEQLLSNMLEGEQSQSVIVSGVQVLLTLLEPRRPRPESVTVNNFFSSMEGQLELLAQATLDSTTSSVGALHALRPRLGRFHQLLLEPPELEPLRTTWGSLAPPLGNTRLHVVRLLASALSANDAALTQELLALDVPNTMLDLFFHYGFNNFLHAQVELCVSAMLGAGPPDSGPETPAPNPVVKHLLQQCRLVERILTSWEENELVQSAGGPRKGYMGHLTRLANALVQNAEKGPNAEQLGQLLKDLPSEQQEQWEAFVSGPLAETNRKNTVDLVSTHHLHSSSDDEDDRLKEFSFPEEAVLQQAFMDFQMQRMTSAFIDHFGFNDEEFGEQEESVNAPFDKTANITFSLNADDENPNASLLEICYKDRIQQFDDEEDEEEEEEEEE, encoded by the exons ATGGCGGGAGGGCGCTCGGAG GGCGCCATGTTTTGGAAGTTTGACCTGCACACGAGCTCACACCTCGATGCGCTGCTGGAGCGGGAGGACCTGAGCCTGCCCGAGCTACTGGACGAGGAGGACGTGCTGCAGGAGTGCAAGGTCGTCAATCGCAAGCTGCTGGACTTCCTGCTGCAGCCGCCGCACCTGCAGGCCATGGTGGCCTGGGTCACCCAGGAGCCGCCCGCCAGCGGCGAAGAGCGCCTGCGCTACAA GTACCCCAGCGTGgcctgcgagatcctgacctcagaCGTGCCCCAGATCAACGACGCGCTGGGCGCAGACGAGTCCCTCCTGAACCGGCTCTACGGCTTCTTGCAGAGCAGCGGCAGCCTCAACCCGCTGCTCGCCAGCTTCTTCAGCAAGGTCATGGGCATCCTTATCAACCGCAAGACAGACCAG CTCGTGTCCTTCCTGCGGAAGAAGGATGACTTCGTGGACCTGCTTCTGCAGCACATCGGCACCTCAGCCATCATGGACCTCCTGCTGCGTCTCCTCACCTGCGTGGAGCGGCCCCAGCTGAGGCAGGACGTGGTCAAC TGGCTCAATGAGGAGAAAATTGTGCAGCGGCTCATTGATCAGATCCACCCGTCGAAGGATGACAAT CAACATTCCAACGCGTCCCAGTCCCTGTGCGACATCATCCGCCTGAGCCGGGAGCAGATGATCCAGGTCCAGGACAGCCCGGAGCCCGACCAGCTGTTGGCCACCCTGGAGAA gcaggaGACCATCGAGCAGCTGCTGAGCAACATGCTGGAGGGAGAGCAGAGCCAGTCCGTCATCGTGAGCGGGGTCCAGGTGCTGCTGACCCTGCTGGAGCCCAGGAGGCCAAG GCCTGAGTCTGTGACCGTCAACAACTTCTTCAGCAGTATGGAGGGGCAGCTGGAGCTCCTGGCCCAGGCGACCCTGGACAGCACCACGTCCAGCGTGGGCGCCCTGCACGCCCTGCGCCCACGCCTCGGCCGTTTCCACCAGCTCCTGCTTGAGCCCCCTGAG CTGGAGCCGCTTCGAACTACGTGGGGCAGCCTGGCCCCCCCACTGGGCAACACCCGGCTGCATGTGGTCAGGCTGCTGGCCAGTGCCCTGAGCGCCAATGACGCGGCCCTGACCCAGGAGCTCCTGGCACTGGACGTGCCCAACACCATGCTG GACCTCTTCTTCCACTATGGCTTCAACAACTTCCTGCACGCCCAAGTGGAGTTGTGTGTGAGCGCCATGCTGGGTGCTGGGCCTCCTGACAGCGGCCCCGAGACGCCCGCCCCCAACCCCGTGGTGAAGCAT TTGCTGCAGCAGTGCCGCCTGGTGGAGCGCATCCTGACCTCCTGGGAGGAGAACGAGCTCGTGCA GTCCGCAGGAGGCCCTCGCAAGGGCTACATGGGCCACTTGACCAGACTGGCCAACGCCCTGGTGCAGAACGCGGAGAAGGGGCCCAACGCTGAGCAGCTGGGGCAGCTGCTGAAGG ACCTGCCCAGTGAGCAGCAGGAGCAGTGGGAGGCCTTTGTGTCCGGACCCCTGGCAGAGACCAACAGGAAGAACACAGTGGACCTG GTGAGCACCCACCACCTGCACTCCTCCAGCGACGACGAGGATGACCGGCTCAAGGAGTTCAGCTTCCCGGAGGAGGCCGTGCTGCAGCAG GCCTTCATGGACTTCCAGATGCAGCGCATGACCTCCGCCTTCATCGACCACTTCGGCTTCAACGACGAGGAGTTCGGGGAGCAGGAAGAGAGTGTGAA CGCGCCTTTCGACAAGACCGCCAACATCACCTTCTCCCTCAACGCCGATGACGAGAAC CCCAACGCCAGCCTGCTGGAGATCTGCTACAAGGACCGGATCCAGCAGTTTGACgacgaggaggacgaggaggaggaggaggaggaggaggag
- the TMEM86B gene encoding lysoplasmalogenase isoform X2 yields the protein MDAWEEDLSPKHCFSGQLHLCRGLIPFLLSCAVYFLLWIPEDQPSWLSALVKCLPVLCLVVFLQAAGPGWGYRALLQAALLCSALGDACLIWPEAFLYGVAAFTAAHLLYLWAFGLTPPRPGLLLPIALASLLQHGLLLPHLPPGMALPLVTYSLVLAAMLWRGLARGGGARWGALLFALSDSVLAWDAFAQPLPHARLVVMTTYYAAQLLIALSAFRSPSLKSH from the exons ATGGACGCCTGGGAGGAGGATCTGTCCCCAAAGCATTGCTTCTCAGGCCAA CTGCACCTGTGCCGGGGACTGATCCCCTTCCTCCTCAGCTGTGCCGTCTACTTCCTCCTCTGGATCCCCGAAGACCAGCCGTCCTGGCTCAGCGCCCTCGTCAAGTGCCTGCCCGTGCTGTGCCTGGTGGTATTCCTGCAGGCCGCGGGCCCGGGCTGGGGCTACCGGGCACTCCTGCAGGccgccctcctctgctcagcccTGGGGGATGCCTGCCTCATCTGGCCTGAGGCCTTCCTGTACG GCGTGGCTGCCTTCACCGCGGCTCACCTGCTCTACCTCTGGGCCTTCGGCCTCACGCCCCCGCGGCCAGGCCTCCTGCTGCCCATCGCCCTCGCCTCGCTGCTGCAGCACGGCCTCCTGCTGCCGCACCTCCCCCCGGGCATGGCCCTGCCCCTGGTGACCTACTCGCTGGTGCTGGCCGCCATGCTGTGGCGCGGCCTGGCCCGGGGCGGGGGCGCCCGCTGGGGGGCCCTGCTCTTCGCGCTCTCGGACTCCGTGCTGGCCTGGGATGCCTtcgcccagcccctgccccacgcCCGCCTGGTGGTCATGACCACCTACTACGCCGCGCAGCTCCTCATCGCCCTGTCAGCCTTCCGGAGCCCCAGCCTCAAGTCCCACTGA
- the TMEM86B gene encoding lysoplasmalogenase isoform X1, translated as MDAWEEDLSPKHCFSGQQLHLCRGLIPFLLSCAVYFLLWIPEDQPSWLSALVKCLPVLCLVVFLQAAGPGWGYRALLQAALLCSALGDACLIWPEAFLYGVAAFTAAHLLYLWAFGLTPPRPGLLLPIALASLLQHGLLLPHLPPGMALPLVTYSLVLAAMLWRGLARGGGARWGALLFALSDSVLAWDAFAQPLPHARLVVMTTYYAAQLLIALSAFRSPSLKSH; from the exons ATGGACGCCTGGGAGGAGGATCTGTCCCCAAAGCATTGCTTCTCAGGCCAA CAGCTGCACCTGTGCCGGGGACTGATCCCCTTCCTCCTCAGCTGTGCCGTCTACTTCCTCCTCTGGATCCCCGAAGACCAGCCGTCCTGGCTCAGCGCCCTCGTCAAGTGCCTGCCCGTGCTGTGCCTGGTGGTATTCCTGCAGGCCGCGGGCCCGGGCTGGGGCTACCGGGCACTCCTGCAGGccgccctcctctgctcagcccTGGGGGATGCCTGCCTCATCTGGCCTGAGGCCTTCCTGTACG GCGTGGCTGCCTTCACCGCGGCTCACCTGCTCTACCTCTGGGCCTTCGGCCTCACGCCCCCGCGGCCAGGCCTCCTGCTGCCCATCGCCCTCGCCTCGCTGCTGCAGCACGGCCTCCTGCTGCCGCACCTCCCCCCGGGCATGGCCCTGCCCCTGGTGACCTACTCGCTGGTGCTGGCCGCCATGCTGTGGCGCGGCCTGGCCCGGGGCGGGGGCGCCCGCTGGGGGGCCCTGCTCTTCGCGCTCTCGGACTCCGTGCTGGCCTGGGATGCCTtcgcccagcccctgccccacgcCCGCCTGGTGGTCATGACCACCTACTACGCCGCGCAGCTCCTCATCGCCCTGTCAGCCTTCCGGAGCCCCAGCCTCAAGTCCCACTGA